From the genome of Bordetella sp. H567, one region includes:
- a CDS encoding 3-isopropylmalate dehydratase large subunit, whose protein sequence is MPSTIAEKILARHAGVEAVQPGDIVIADVDFAMVTDARAPNAIRVVDKMGAEKLPFAPRTAWVLDHYSPPPNLAAAQTHTAMRAFADSHGSPLYDIGDGICHQVLPEGGHLTCGDLVVGTDTHSTTYGAFNAFGTGVEGSDVTAVMKTGKVWLRVPESARVELSGRLQPGVWAKDITLHMLGRFGAEGLNYLAIEYVGSAVSAMEIDDRMTLANHAAELGAKAALLEADDKTLAWLAAHGARAPRPVSADADARYAHRVSIDASTLAPQVARRHEVDDVVAVTQIDRQKINFALIGTCTNGRLDDIRQAAAILKGRKLARGVRMIVTPASRKIYLDAAREGLIEILTAAGASFEAAGCGTCVGITNHLIPGDKEVAISSANRNFRGRLGNHEAEIWLGSAATVAASALTGYITDPRTVDGGEWRPSHA, encoded by the coding sequence ATGCCTTCCACCATCGCTGAAAAAATCCTCGCCCGGCACGCTGGCGTCGAAGCGGTCCAACCCGGCGATATCGTCATCGCCGATGTGGACTTCGCCATGGTCACCGACGCGCGCGCGCCCAACGCCATCCGCGTGGTGGACAAGATGGGCGCCGAAAAGCTGCCCTTCGCGCCGCGCACGGCCTGGGTGCTGGACCACTATTCGCCGCCGCCCAACCTGGCGGCCGCGCAGACCCACACCGCCATGCGCGCGTTCGCCGACAGCCATGGCAGCCCGCTGTACGACATCGGCGACGGCATCTGCCACCAGGTCCTGCCCGAGGGCGGCCACCTGACCTGCGGCGACCTGGTCGTGGGCACGGACACGCACTCGACCACCTATGGCGCCTTCAATGCCTTCGGCACCGGCGTCGAAGGCAGCGACGTCACCGCCGTGATGAAGACGGGCAAGGTGTGGCTGCGCGTACCCGAATCCGCGCGCGTCGAGCTGTCGGGCCGCCTGCAGCCGGGCGTCTGGGCCAAGGACATCACCTTGCACATGCTCGGCCGCTTCGGCGCGGAAGGGCTGAACTACCTGGCGATCGAATATGTGGGTTCGGCGGTCTCGGCGATGGAGATCGACGACCGCATGACCCTGGCCAACCACGCCGCCGAACTCGGCGCCAAGGCGGCCCTGCTGGAAGCCGACGACAAGACCCTGGCATGGCTGGCGGCGCACGGCGCCCGCGCGCCGCGGCCCGTATCGGCCGACGCGGATGCGCGCTATGCGCACCGCGTGTCCATCGATGCGTCCACCCTGGCGCCGCAGGTCGCGCGACGCCACGAAGTGGACGACGTGGTCGCCGTCACGCAGATCGACAGGCAGAAGATCAACTTCGCGCTGATCGGCACCTGCACCAACGGCCGGCTGGACGACATCCGCCAGGCCGCCGCGATCCTGAAAGGCCGCAAGCTGGCGCGCGGCGTGCGCATGATCGTCACGCCCGCGTCCCGCAAGATCTACCTGGACGCGGCGCGCGAAGGCCTGATCGAGATCCTGACCGCGGCCGGCGCCTCGTTCGAAGCCGCCGGCTGCGGCACCTGCGTGGGCATCACAAATCACCTGATCCCCGGCGACAAGGAAGTGGCCATCTCCAGCGCGAACCGCAACTTCCGCGGCCGCCTGGGCAACCACGAAGCGGAAATCTGGCTGGGTTCGGCCGCCACCGTGGCGGCATCGGCCCTGACCGGCTACATCACCGACCCGCGCACGGTCGACGGCGGCGAATGGAGGCCCAGCCATGCATGA
- a CDS encoding LeuD/DmdB family oxidoreductase small subunit, translating to MHDTIHDVIRGPVYKLGDDVNTDTQCSGKYLPGKDEAYIASQAFEGVSPGFASRFQPGGIIAAGTHFGINSSREQAVHILHRLGVAAIIAPSFGRQFFRNAINNGLLLIEFDTAGLAEGDVVTIDLANSELAAGGLRQALRPLSPQIRAILREGGLIPFLRKHPDWSMTE from the coding sequence ATGCATGACACCATCCACGACGTCATCAGGGGGCCCGTCTACAAGCTGGGCGACGACGTCAATACCGACACGCAGTGCTCCGGCAAATACCTGCCCGGCAAGGACGAGGCCTATATCGCCTCGCAGGCCTTCGAAGGCGTCTCGCCTGGGTTCGCCAGCCGTTTTCAGCCCGGCGGCATCATCGCCGCGGGCACGCACTTCGGCATCAATTCCTCGCGCGAACAGGCCGTGCACATCCTGCACCGCCTGGGCGTGGCGGCCATCATCGCGCCGTCCTTCGGCCGGCAGTTCTTTCGCAACGCCATCAACAACGGCCTGTTGCTGATCGAGTTCGACACCGCCGGCCTGGCCGAAGGCGACGTGGTCACCATCGACCTGGCCAATAGCGAACTCGCGGCGGGCGGGCTGCGGCAGGCGCTGCGGCCGCTGTCGCCGCAGATACGCGCCATCCTGCGCGAAGGGGGCCTGATTCCCTTCCTTCGCAAACATCCGGATTGGAGCATGACGGAATGA
- a CDS encoding isocitrate lyase/PEP mutase family protein, with protein sequence MSMHPDKAARLRQALRERLARAGRGEPTLIAPGVYDAYGARMVQHAGFEAVYMTGNGVSASLLGKPDVGLVDLTMITAHARRVAACIDLPLICDADTGYGAAAAIRRTVEEFEAAGVAAIHIEDQQSPKRCAQFPGARAVLPFDVAVTRIAAAAAARAPTGLLVIGRTDCAASMGLDEAIRRAQEYAQAGADAVFVELKAHERVLDDIRAVTEQVRIPCMINLDSGGPLADLRFPDLAGLGIALAIYPGLLRNALGYAMREALGHLRDDGSTIAMRDRMLTGAEYSEYLGLSEVEAWENQFPA encoded by the coding sequence ATGAGCATGCATCCGGACAAGGCCGCCCGCCTGCGCCAGGCCCTGCGCGAGCGCCTGGCGCGCGCGGGCCGTGGCGAGCCCACGCTGATCGCTCCCGGCGTCTACGACGCCTACGGCGCGCGCATGGTGCAGCACGCCGGCTTCGAGGCCGTCTACATGACCGGCAATGGCGTGTCGGCCAGCTTGCTGGGCAAGCCGGACGTCGGCCTGGTCGACCTGACCATGATCACCGCGCACGCGCGCCGCGTCGCCGCCTGCATCGACCTGCCGCTGATCTGCGACGCCGATACGGGTTATGGCGCGGCCGCGGCCATCCGCCGCACGGTGGAAGAATTCGAGGCAGCCGGCGTTGCCGCCATCCATATCGAAGACCAGCAGTCCCCCAAGCGCTGCGCCCAGTTCCCCGGCGCGCGCGCGGTCCTGCCCTTCGACGTGGCGGTAACACGCATCGCCGCGGCCGCCGCCGCCCGCGCACCGACCGGCTTGCTGGTGATCGGGCGCACGGACTGCGCGGCCTCCATGGGGCTGGACGAGGCCATCCGCCGCGCGCAGGAATACGCGCAAGCGGGGGCCGATGCGGTGTTCGTCGAATTGAAGGCGCACGAGCGCGTGCTGGACGACATCCGCGCGGTGACTGAGCAGGTACGCATCCCCTGCATGATCAACCTGGATTCGGGCGGGCCGCTGGCCGACCTGCGCTTCCCCGATCTTGCCGGGCTGGGCATCGCCCTGGCGATCTACCCGGGGCTGCTGCGCAATGCGCTGGGCTACGCCATGCGCGAAGCGCTGGGCCACCTGCGCGACGACGGCAGCACGATCGCCATGCGCGACCGCATGCTGACGGGCGCCGAGTACAGCGAATACCTGGGGTTGAGCGAGGTCGAGGCGTGGGAAAACCAGTTTCCCGCATAG
- a CDS encoding FMN-dependent NADH-azoreductase, translating into MKILRVLCSPRGPRSESYRLSESIVEALRRRHPDAHVVERPVAQTAISHVDEGYADAVGGYGLPADPSMTGSLAASEQLIQELESADCVIIATPMHNYTVPSGLKAWLDHIVRIDRTFASAPEGKVGTLRDRPVYVAVSSGGRYSGERVRQPDFLTPYLSAILNTVGLVDIRYFSVQGTGLGPAALAQARQKAGRDLAAFFVLPVAN; encoded by the coding sequence ATGAAGATCCTGCGGGTTCTTTGCAGCCCGCGTGGGCCCAGGTCCGAAAGCTATCGGCTATCGGAAAGCATCGTCGAGGCGCTGCGCCGGCGCCATCCCGACGCCCACGTCGTCGAGCGCCCCGTGGCGCAAACCGCGATTTCGCACGTCGATGAGGGATACGCCGACGCGGTGGGCGGATACGGCCTGCCCGCGGACCCATCGATGACCGGAAGCCTGGCGGCGTCCGAGCAATTGATCCAGGAACTCGAGTCGGCGGATTGCGTGATCATCGCGACGCCCATGCACAACTACACGGTGCCGTCCGGGCTCAAGGCCTGGCTGGACCACATCGTGCGCATCGATCGAACCTTCGCGTCGGCGCCCGAAGGGAAGGTGGGCACGCTGAGGGACCGGCCGGTTTATGTGGCGGTCTCTTCCGGCGGCAGGTATTCCGGGGAGCGGGTGCGCCAGCCGGATTTCCTGACGCCTTACCTGAGCGCGATACTCAATACCGTGGGCCTGGTCGACATTCGGTACTTTTCGGTACAGGGTACGGGCCTGGGACCGGCGGCGCTGGCGCAAGCCAGGCAGAAGGCAGGGCGGGATCTCGCGGCGTTTTTCGTGCTGCCCGTCGCGAACTAG
- a CDS encoding GNAT family N-acetyltransferase: MRNAKDTDHEKLRHADTEEELRACFAVMRELRPHLQSYEDFAARVGRMRGEGYRLLAGWEGDAPVALAGYRLQENLVYGKFLYVDDLVVKEGLRGGRWGSVLLQEATAIAQREDCVKLVLDTALSNALAQRFYFREGLLTGAMRFSKVLPKGGT, from the coding sequence ATGCGAAATGCGAAAGATACGGACCATGAAAAACTCCGGCATGCGGATACGGAGGAGGAGCTGCGCGCCTGCTTCGCCGTCATGCGCGAGCTCCGACCGCATCTGCAAAGCTACGAGGATTTCGCAGCGCGGGTAGGTCGCATGCGCGGCGAGGGCTATCGGCTGCTGGCGGGCTGGGAAGGCGATGCCCCCGTCGCGCTGGCCGGCTATCGATTGCAGGAGAACCTGGTCTATGGAAAGTTTCTTTACGTGGACGACCTGGTGGTGAAGGAGGGGCTGCGAGGCGGTAGGTGGGGCTCCGTCCTGCTGCAGGAAGCCACCGCGATCGCGCAACGCGAAGACTGCGTGAAGCTGGTACTGGATACGGCGCTCTCCAATGCGCTGGCCCAGCGTTTCTATTTCCGCGAAGGCCTGTTGACGGGCGCGATGCGGTTCAGCAAGGTGCTGCCGAAGGGGGGCACATGA
- the pdxR gene encoding MocR-like pyridoxine biosynthesis transcription factor PdxR, with product MTPLAAPLAALDGQTGPAAPLYRQVYERFRGAIVGGVLKPGDRIPSVRALTKELGVARGTVEAAYSLLAAEGYIQPRGQAGTIVTPGLSLPASPAPARPLGEQRSSPPATQGARRAAPTAPRAMRHAAPGAAPTLGGPPAAPLGPFQMGLPAVDAFPRKIWARLGARCVRATQPVDMAYPSPHGVPALRAAIAAYLQLSRGIACSPSQVFVTTGYRHTLELIVRALLAPADEVWLEDPGYPPTRELIAHARLRGVPVPVDASGLDVEQGIARAPHARAAVVTPSHQSPLCVTLALPRRLALLDWAARRGAWIIEDDYDGEYRYASRPLPALKSLDREGRVLYAGTFSKVLFPSVRLAYLVVPENQVERFEQISRAFSGGPPNLMQALVTVFMAEGHFARHIQRMRRLYAERREIAATGLTDILGERLWIEPQPGGMHLVLRLGDGLRDATLARRMREMGMAPHALSQWSIARDPGSALLLNFTNVDTLDTARALARRILALI from the coding sequence ATGACTCCCCTCGCCGCCCCCCTGGCCGCCCTCGACGGCCAAACCGGTCCCGCCGCGCCGCTGTACCGGCAGGTCTACGAACGATTCCGCGGCGCCATCGTCGGCGGCGTGCTCAAGCCCGGCGACCGCATCCCCTCGGTGCGTGCGCTCACCAAGGAACTCGGCGTGGCCCGCGGCACGGTAGAGGCGGCCTATTCGCTGCTGGCCGCGGAGGGGTATATCCAGCCCCGCGGGCAGGCCGGCACGATAGTCACGCCCGGACTGAGCCTGCCCGCTTCGCCCGCGCCGGCACGCCCGCTGGGGGAACAACGATCCTCACCCCCAGCGACGCAGGGCGCGCGCCGCGCCGCGCCCACGGCGCCCCGCGCGATGCGCCATGCCGCGCCCGGCGCGGCCCCTACCCTTGGCGGTCCGCCGGCGGCGCCTCTCGGTCCCTTTCAAATGGGCCTGCCCGCCGTGGATGCCTTTCCGCGCAAGATCTGGGCAAGATTGGGCGCGCGCTGCGTGCGCGCCACCCAGCCGGTCGATATGGCCTACCCTTCTCCCCATGGCGTACCGGCGCTGCGCGCTGCCATCGCCGCCTACCTGCAGCTGTCTCGCGGCATTGCCTGTTCGCCGTCGCAGGTCTTCGTCACCACGGGCTATCGGCATACGCTGGAACTGATCGTGCGCGCGCTGCTGGCGCCGGCCGACGAGGTATGGCTCGAAGATCCGGGCTACCCGCCCACGCGCGAACTGATCGCGCATGCACGGTTGCGCGGCGTCCCGGTACCGGTGGATGCCTCGGGCCTCGATGTCGAACAAGGAATAGCGCGCGCGCCCCACGCGCGCGCCGCGGTGGTCACCCCGTCCCACCAGAGCCCGTTGTGCGTAACCCTGGCACTGCCCCGGCGGCTCGCCCTGCTGGATTGGGCGGCGCGGCGCGGGGCCTGGATCATCGAGGACGACTACGACGGCGAATATCGCTACGCCAGCCGGCCCCTGCCCGCGCTGAAAAGCCTGGACCGCGAGGGTCGCGTGCTCTATGCCGGGACCTTCAGCAAGGTGCTGTTCCCCAGCGTACGCCTGGCCTATCTGGTCGTGCCGGAAAACCAGGTCGAGCGCTTCGAACAGATCAGCCGGGCGTTCTCGGGCGGTCCGCCCAATCTGATGCAGGCGCTCGTCACGGTCTTCATGGCGGAAGGCCATTTCGCCCGGCATATCCAGCGCATGCGCAGACTGTATGCGGAACGCCGCGAAATCGCCGCTACGGGCTTGACCGATATCCTGGGCGAGCGACTGTGGATCGAGCCCCAGCCCGGCGGAATGCACCTGGTCCTGCGCCTGGGCGACGGCCTGCGCGATGCCACCCTGGCGCGCCGCATGCGCGAAATGGGCATGGCCCCGCACGCCCTCAGCCAGTGGAGCATCGCGCGGGATCCGGGCTCGGCGCTGCTGCTCAATTTCACCAACGTCGACACCTTGGACACCGCACGGGCGCTTGCCCGCCGCATCCTGGCACTGATCTGA